From Vitis vinifera cultivar Pinot Noir 40024 chromosome 5, ASM3070453v1, the proteins below share one genomic window:
- the LOC100243131 gene encoding AMSH-like ubiquitin thioesterase 3, translating to MKPLERPFNVNSITRRVDVDDRIPLRYYYRIADNLIKQASVYREEKNLIDLYIILLRFSSLLSETIPFHRDYQVLLPKERAIYRKKLLAVLDELESLKPEFQRQVNELNKAHTVSQQQQIDVLERTPYDSEISSQWPPVNKKPFPSFDNKQAVSRAPQISWKYKNDHTQVLSSNPMQVDKQFQKLSLSLPLPKKETLSRHSFLGPNGLRGQWLGPSAEIKIQYPSNTDLTSTENLGTSQDEQYDLATIKDSDLGGDRSPMESVLSLDDGRWLCPSEESPQFTIEERDDNFPLGNIRQPSPPPVLAQIQQDCHPIPPSKVADPRPGPATSQHGMPSSNSYQHLHIPVSMMEDFLRLALANTKKNLETCGVLAGSLKNRVFHITTLIIPKQESTSDSCQTLNEEEIFEVQDKLSLFPLGWIHTHPSQTCFMSSVDLHTHYSYQIMLPEAIAIVMAPTDTSSPHGIFHLSDPAGVSVIRNCQQRGFHPHEECPDGSPIYEHCSHVYMNPKLKFDVVDLR from the exons GCGAGTGTTTATCGAGAGGAGAAGAATCTTATAGACTTGTATATCATACTTCTTAGGTTTTCGAG TTTGTTGTCCGAGACTATACCATTTCATCGAGACTACCAGGTTTTGCTTCCAAAAGAAAGAGCAATTTATAGGAAG AAATTGTTAGCTGTGCTAGATGAGCTAGAATCTTTGAAGCCTGAATTTCAACGTCAAGTGAATGAACTGAACAAAGCTCACACAGTATCTCAACAGCAGCAAATTGATGTCTTGGAAAGGACTCCATATGATTCAGAGATATCTTCACAATGGCCCCCTGTAAATAAGAAACCTTTCCCCAGCTTTGATAATAAGCAG GCAGTCAGCCGAGCACCTCAGATTTCatggaaatataaaaatgatcatACTCAAGTTTTATCATCAAATCCCATGCAGGTTGACAAGCAGTTTCAGAAGTT GTCTCTGAGTCTACCTCTTCCTAAGAAAGAGACTTTATCCAGACACTCATTTTTAGGCCCCAATGGTCTTAGGGGTCAGTGGCTGGGCCCTAGTGCGGAGATAAAG ATTCAGTATCCAAGTAATACCGACTTAACTTCTACTGAAAATTTAGG CACTAGTCAGGATGAACAATATGATCTTGCAACAATAAAAGATAGTGATCTGGGAGGCGATAGATCTCCTATGGAGTCAGTGCTTTCCTTGGATGATGGTAGATGGTTATGCCCTTCTGAGGAGTCACCTCAGTTTACTATTGAAGAGAGGGATGATAATTTCCCCTTGGGCAACATCAGGCAGCCTTCTCCTCCTCCTGTTCTTGCTCAAATCCAGCAGGACTGCCATCCAATTCCGCCATCAAAAGTTGCAGATCCACGACCTGGACCTGCAACTTCTCAGCATGGGATGCCTAGTTCTAATTCTTATCAACATTTGCACATT CCAGTTAGTATGATGGAAGATTTCTTAAGATTAGCACTggcaaatacaaaaaaaaatttagaaacttGTGGTGTTCTTGCTGGCTCACTG AAAAACAGAGTTTTCCATATCACGACGCTTATAATCCCAAAGCAGGAATCAACTTCAGATTCT tgtcAAACGTTGAATGAAGAAGAAATATTTGAGGTCCAGGACAAATTGTCCCTTTTTCCTCTTGGATGGATTCAT ACGCACCCATCACAGACCTGTTTCATGTCATCAGTTGATCTGCACACACATTATTCATATCAG ATCATGCTACCAGAAGCAATTGCAATTGTTATGGCCCCCACGGATACATCCAG TCCACATGGCATATTTCATCTATCCGATCCAGCTGGTGTGTCTGTGATTCGAAATTGTCAACAGCGTGGGTTTCATCCTCATGAGGAGTGTCCAGATGGAAGCCCAATTTATGAACACTGTTCACATGTCTACATGAACCCCAAATTGAAGTTTGATGTGGTTGATCTTCGCTAG